The Daucus carota subsp. sativus chromosome 2, DH1 v3.0, whole genome shotgun sequence genome includes a window with the following:
- the LOC108206073 gene encoding uncharacterized protein LOC108206073 encodes MYHPSRGGVRGGRDQFSWDDVKADKHRENYLGHSLKAPVGRWQKGKDLHWYARDKKSKSLNMEAAQEEIRRIKEEEEQAMREALGLAPKRSSRPQGNRLDKHEFSELIKRGSTAEDLGEGHAEAVQVQGFGFSRTPKSLEESGSLKANLNAETLPPSRKHEEEVDDESARKKRKHEEKKQEKHEEKKHEKHEEKKHEKHEKREKRRTRASVDKSKHSRDSDDRRKHKRDKERRRHDSD; translated from the exons atgtaTCATCCATCCCGAGGAGGCGTTCGTGGTGGCCGTGATC AATTTAGCTGGGATGATGTAAAGGCCGATAAACATCGAGAGAACTACTTGGGTCACAGCCTTAAGGCACCTGTTGGAAGATGGCAGAAAG GGAAAGATCTACACTGGTATGCAAGAGATAAAAAGTCTAAAAGCTTGAATATGGAGGCTGCACAAGAGGAAATTCGAAGGATTAAGGAAGAGGAGGAGCAGGCTATGAGGGAGGCTTTGGGCTTAGCTCCCAAGCGTTCTTCACGACCTCAAGGCAATCGACTTGATAAGCATGAATTTTCAGAACTTATTAAAAGAGGATCTACAGCAGAAGACTTGGGAGAAGGGCATGCTGAGGCAGTCCAGGTCCAAGGTTTTGGTTTTTCCAG AACACCTAAAAGTTTAGAAGAATCAGGATCGTTGAAAGCTAATCTGAATGCTGAGACACTCCCTCCATCAAGAAAACATGAAGAAGAGGTGGATGATGAAAGTGCACGAAAGAAAAGGAAGCATGAAGAGAAGAAACAGGAGAAGCATGAAGAGAAGAAACATGAGAAGCATGAAGAGAAGAAACACGAGAAGCATGAAAAGCGTGAGAAGCGACGTACCCGTGCTTCAGTTGACAAATCGAAACATTCTCGTGATTCTGATGACAGGAGGAAGCACAAGAGAGACAAGGAAAGAAGACGACATGATTCTGACTAA